From a single Nymphaea colorata isolate Beijing-Zhang1983 chromosome 4, ASM883128v2, whole genome shotgun sequence genomic region:
- the LOC116252090 gene encoding malate dehydrogenase-like yields the protein MAKEPVRVLVTGAAGQIGYALVPMIARGVMLGPDQPVILHMLDIPPAAEALNGVKMELVDAAFPLLKGVVATTDVVEACTGVNIAVMVGGFPRKEGMERKDVMSKNVSIYKAQASALEQYAAANCKVLVVANPANTNALILKEFAPSIPAKNITCLTRLDHNRALGQISERLNVQVSGVKNVIIWGNHSSTQYPDVNHASVHTQGVEKPVRMLVADDDWLNGEFITTVQQRGAAIIKARKLSSALSAASAACDHIRDWVLGTPKGTWVSMGVYSDGSYNVPAGLIYSFPVTCQDGEWTIVQGLPIDEFSRNKMDATAQELTEEKALAYSCLS from the exons GACAAATTGGTTATGCACTTGTCCCTATGATTGCTAGGGGAGTGATGCTTGGACCCGATCAGCCTGTCATCTTGCATATGCTTGATATTCCACCTGCTGCAGAGGCCCTAAATGGTGTGAAAATGGAGCTTGTTGATGCTGCTTTTCCGCTTCTTAAAG GTGTTGTTGCTACCACGGATGTCGTTGAGGCTTGCACTGGCGTGAATATTGCAGTTATGGTTGGAGGGTTTCCAAGGAAGgagggaatggaaaggaaagatgTGATGTCCAAAAATGTGTCAATCTACAAGGCTCAGGCCTCTGCGCTGGAGCAGTATGCAGCTGCAAACTGCAAG GTTCTCGTTGTGGCTAACCCAGCAAACACCAATGCCTTGATTCTAAAGGAGTTCGCTCCATCGATTCCTGCGAAGAACATAACTTGTTTGACAAGGCTGGACCACAACCGTGCGCTTGGTCAGATTTCTGAAAGACTGAATGTGCAAGTGTCTGGTGTGAAGAATGTCATTATCTGGGGTAACCATTCATCAACCCAGTATCCAGATGTCAATCATGCATCTGTACATACTCAAGGAGTGGAGAAGCCTGTACGCATGCTTGTTGCTGATGATGATtg GTTGAACGGAGAGTTTATAACTACAGTCCAGCAGCGTGGTGCTGCCATCATTAAGGCACGCAAACTTTCCAGTGCATTATCTGCTGCAAGTGCTGCTTGTGACCACATTCGTGATTGGGTGCTTGGAACACCTAAG GGCACTTGGGTTTCCATGGGAGTTTATTCTGATGGATCCTACAATGTTCCTGCTGGACTAATCTATTCCTTCCCCGTCACTTGCCAGGACGGCGAGTGGACCATTGTCCAGG GCCTTCCAATTGATGAATTTTCTCGGAACAAGATGGACGCCACTGCACAGGAGCTGACTGAAGAGAAAGCGTTGGCTTATTCTTGCCTCTCTTAA
- the LOC116252127 gene encoding transcription factor MYB4-like, which produces MVRAPCCEKMGLKKGPWTPEEDHVLVAYIQKYGHGNWRALPKQAGLLRCGKSCRLRWTNYLRPDIKRGNFTREEEDTIIQLHEMLGNRWSAIAARLPGRTDNEIKNVWHTHLKKRLKQNTAPPNQATSTITQVADDKAVQVRQVTKPPQVTESCVPTTAGFENSIPSPVSPQQSSCNFSSSSTESSSILTYENRAAVASAAEDECMDSLESNWTQASNTIGFWPENLSGMDEFWLEALKEEKLDGQEEGFPAGSVMMDPTYQAPLSPLTFPVYQDDNMDFWLNVLMEAGQMQSMPEF; this is translated from the exons ATGGTGAGAGCACCCTGCTGCGAGAAGATGGGCCTAAAGAAAGGGCCATGGACCCCTGAAGAAGACCACGTCCTTGTTGCTTACATCCAGAAATATGGCCATGGCAATTGGAGGGCACTCCCTAAGCAAGCTG GACTGTTGAGGTGCGGCAAGAGTTGCAGACTGAGATGGACTAATTATCTGAGGCCTGATATCAAGAGAGGGAATTTCACCAGGGAGGAAGAAGACACCATCATCCAACTGCATGAAATGCTGGGAAACAG atGGTCCGCAATCGCGGCAAGATTGCCCGGAAGAACGGATAATGAGATAAAGAATGTGTGGCATACCCATCTGAAGAAGAGATTGAAGCAGAACACTGCACCACCAAACCAGGCGACCAGCACCATCACTCAGGTTGCAGACGACAAAGCCGTACAAGTTAGACAAGTAACAAAACCTCCCCAAGTCACGGAATCCTGTGTCCCTACGACGGCCGGATTCGAGAACTCAATCCCAAGTCCAGTGTCCCCACAGCAATCATCGTGCAATTTCTCCTCGTCAAGCACCGAATCATCGTCAATCTTAACGTACGAGAACAGGGCAGCAGTCGCTTCAGCCGCAGAAGACGAATGCATGGACTCCTTGGAGTCCAATTGGACGCAAGCGAGCAATACAATCGGGTTTTGGCCTGAAAATCTATCCGGCATGGATGAATTCTGGCTGGAGGCtctcaaagaagaaaaactcgACGGCCAAGAAGAGGGCTTCCCGGCAGGCAGCGTCATGATGGACCCCACCTACCAGGCGCCACTATCTCCATTGACGTTCCCAGTGTACCAAGACGATAACATGGACTTCTGGTTGAACGTGTTGATGGAGGCAGGGCAGATGCAATCGATGCCGGAGTTTTGA